The following DNA comes from Chitinophagales bacterium.
CTTGAATTTGATCGGGAGTTAGTCCCAATAATCTTTCGGCAGCATTTCCCATACTGTCCGGTTCGGTAGAAATAGCTATGGTAAACCTACAAGGCACATCTACTCTAATATTTTGGCGAGATAACGCATTTGTTAAATTAGCTTCTATAGAAATAGGTTTTAAATCTAAGTAGGCATAGTCTTGAATAACCGGCCAAATAAATGCACCACCACCATGAATACATTTAGCAGAAGAGCCACCTGTTCTACCATATATTACCAATACTTTATCTGAGGGGCATCTTTTATAGCGAGATATTAATGCAATAAATGTAATAAACAGTACAAATACTGCTACAAGAATTATAATAAAATAAGCATTCATAAATGTGAGTTTAAATTTTTTCTACTTCTAAAATATTGTTGTCAACGGCTACTACTTTAACAATAGAAGAAGAAGCTATGGCTTCTCCCTTAGTTGTGGCAGGCAGTTCTCTTGTTGTTCCTTTAATGGATATTAAAACTTTCCCTTTCCCATTGTTATTTTCAGGGATATTCAAATAAACCTCTCCTGTTTTTCCTATCAGTTCATTTACTTTAAACGTGTTGTCTTCAGAGAGTTTTAGTATTTGTTTTATAAGAAAAAAGAAAGCTAACAGAAAAATAACACCAACAAAAAAAGCTAAAACAATTAATAAAGTCTTGTTTTGTATTTGATTATAAAAAGCTACTCCGGTCCACCCAAAACCAAGCAGAAAATTAATCATATTTCTTACAGAAAATAAAGAAAACGGAGCATCGGCACCGTCAGCATCTGCATCTATGTCAAAATCAACATCGTGGTGCAAATCACCCCCTAAAATGGTTAGTAATGTTTGAATTAAAAAAATGGCAGTAACGCCTATGGATACAACCCAAAAGCCTTGTAATAAGGTATCCATATTTTCAAAAAATGACAGCATAGGTGTTTAGTTATGTACAAATATATATATTTGGGCATACACTTAGCTAAATAAACGGGTAAAATTTAAGTAATGTTTATAAAAACTTTATTTGCTTCTGTTTTTCCCAATAATTTGTCAAAACTTATTCTTAGGGGGACTTTTTCCCCTTTGGGGGAAGTCATATAGGGCTTCTTTAGATATCCTTAATACCTATGTATAATAAAATTGGACTATTATATATTCCTAATCGGCATAAAATAAAGAAAAAGATAATATAGATGCCGACTTGCCTTAAAAATCCTTTTTCTTTAACTTGAAATGTAAACGCAATACGGGCAATATAACCCAAAGCGATAGCACTCCTAAGGAGATAAATAAGCCTAAGTTTGTACCAAAAAAGTCTTTAAAAACAGCTCCGGTAAATCCTAAAAGAGCAGAAATATCTAATTTTAATAAGATTAATATCCGCGATAAATCTATGGGGTTAAGCATCATGCCTATTAGCGAAAATTTCTCTAAAGGATAATCGCTGAAATAGAAAAGGAGCACTAAAAATAAGCCGTCATATACTACCGCAAAAATGAGCCACATTAAAATGGAAAAACTAAAACCCATTATTTTATTATCGTTAGATATGGCAATATTATACGCCAAGGAAACAAAAATAAAATTCAAGAAAGTACCCGTAGTAAGCAATAAAGCAAAATTTCCTGTAGCTTCGGCATTGTTAAACAAGCCATAAAATAAAAAAGGCACGCCTAAACCTATTACTAAGCTCAAACTTAAAGAAATGGCAACGCCTAAATACTGACCTATTATTATTTTGTTTCGGTTTATGGGTTGTGCTAAAAGTAACTCTGTAAACTCTTTAGAATTGTAATAATACATTACACCAAAAATAGTGGCTATTAATGGCGTTAAAATTATAATGATATTCATTAAGGTAATAACCGCTTTTGAAACATCATTGTTTAAAAAAAGCAGTACAAATCCCAAGACAAAGTAAAAGAAAAAGTACACATAGCTCCATCGGCTTCTTAATAAATCATTTAAGCTGTATCTTAATATTTTAAGCATTTTCTTGTATTAAAAGTTGAGCAATGGAATGTTCTAAACTGTCTGTACCTGTTGTGTCTTTTAGCTGGCTTATTGTTCCTTTAAAATGGATATTTCCATCTAATAAAAACACTACATTATCGGCTATTTCTTCTACAAAACTCATAATATGCGATGTTACAAATATTGTTTTGCCTTTATCTTTTTGTTGTTGAATTATCTGTTTAAGTTTTATTAATGAAACAGGGTCTAAACCGCTTGTAGGCTCATCTAAAATAATTAAATCGCCATCAAACATAAAAGTAAGTACTATGTTCACTTTTTGCTTAGTTCCTCCGGAAAGATGGCTGAGTTTCTTTTTCATAAAGCTCTGCAAACCAAGTGTTTCTATTAGTTCTTGCTCTTCTGCTTGTGTTCCTCTTACATTTTTTACTATGTCTATAATTTCCTTAACCGTAAGGTTGGGCGGAAAATTGGCTATTTGAGGCAAGTATAAAATATCTTTCCGGTAATCCCACTTATTTATTATGCTTTTTCCTTTATATTCTATAGTGCCACTGTTGGGAATTACCATGCCTAAAATACACTTAATTAGTGTGGTTTTGCCGGAACCATTGGGTCCTAAAATAGCATGTATTCCACCCCGACTTATCTCTAAATCAAGATTTTTAAGCACTTCAAGCTTGTCAAATTTTTTATTTAACTTTTTAATTGAAATCATTAATAGGTTTTAATCTTGGTTTTTCGTCAATTAAATTATCCGGGGTAAATATAGGCGAAACTTTCTCTGAAAAATTGATAATATCAATAAATAAACTTCTAAGCAACACTAATGCTTCCGGAGATTCATTAACAACGTAAGAAAATAATTTAACGGGTCGGTAAGGAACATCGCCCATGCCGTTTTTATCTAAATCATAGCCTGAATACTCACTCCAATAGTTATTTTCAAACAAATTATCATTTAGTTTAGAATTATAAGAAACATCTAAAGCATTGTGTAAGAAATCATTATTCTTAAAAATATTTAGGTAGCAAGCTCCTCTTACTTTTATAGCCCAGCCATTACTTCTAAAAATATTGTTATTGTAGTTTATTCTGGTTGAACCCTCTATATTAATACCTATGGTGTTTTCTTCAAAAGTGTTTTCATATATTTCGGCATCGTAAATTTCTTTTAGCAAAAGCCCATAAGAGGCTGTACCCCAGTTATAAATAAATTTATTGCGGTACATATTTATAAACTTTGAAAACATAACCGCCACACCTGCACCGTTATTTTTAAATGTATTGTGGTGGTATTCATCATGGTTTGAAAACATAAAATGCAAGCCGTATCTTATGTTATTATGGCTGTTATTGTTGTATATTTTGCTGTTTTCTACAAACTCAAAATAAATACCATCACGCATATTAAACACTTCATTATTGTATATTTCAAGTTCTGAGCAGTGCCATGCATGAATGCCGTTTCCAGAGCTTGCTTCGTCTTTTATATTGCTGGAAACATTATTGTTTCTTATTATGCCTTTTTTAGATTTTTCTATCATTATTCCAAAAAAAACATTTTGAATGGTAACATTTTCTACTATAAAATTTTCGCTGTTATTTATTTTAATAGCGGCATTATCTTTTATATAGCTTACCGCTACATTTTGAATTTCTATATTTTTTAAAGAGAAATTTTGTGTGTTTACTATTATAACGCCCGACATGTTTTTGCCGTCTATAATAGTGCCTTTTTCGCCAGAAATTTTTACCGATTTATCTATTAGCAAATCACTTTCATAATAAGTGCCTTTTTGCATAAAAATAGAGTCGCCACTTTCTGCAAGTGCTATGGCATCTCCTAATGTTTTTACTTCACAAGTAGCACACGTTTTTATGGTTTTAGCAAAAACGAATGAGGTAAAAAGTAAAGACAGTATTAAAAAAGCTGTTTTTTTCATTACTTTTTTAAACGCATCTTTTCGTTAATAGTTTCCCAGTTGTAAATTTCTCCTCCGTTTTCCTGCTGAGTAGCTTGAGCCGCTTCTATATTTTTAAAAGCAGACAAATTAGCTCCCATAGGACTTGGAATGTTTTTACTTATTAAAAAATGAGCCTCTTTAGCCTGTGTCATAGTGCCTGGGTTG
Coding sequences within:
- a CDS encoding NfeD family protein translates to MLSFFENMDTLLQGFWVVSIGVTAIFLIQTLLTILGGDLHHDVDFDIDADADGADAPFSLFSVRNMINFLLGFGWTGVAFYNQIQNKTLLIVLAFFVGVIFLLAFFFLIKQILKLSEDNTFKVNELIGKTGEVYLNIPENNNGKGKVLISIKGTTRELPATTKGEAIASSSIVKVVAVDNNILEVEKI
- a CDS encoding ABC transporter permease, producing MLKILRYSLNDLLRSRWSYVYFFFYFVLGFVLLFLNNDVSKAVITLMNIIIILTPLIATIFGVMYYYNSKEFTELLLAQPINRNKIIIGQYLGVAISLSLSLVIGLGVPFLFYGLFNNAEATGNFALLLTTGTFLNFIFVSLAYNIAISNDNKIMGFSFSILMWLIFAVVYDGLFLVLLFYFSDYPLEKFSLIGMMLNPIDLSRILILLKLDISALLGFTGAVFKDFFGTNLGLFISLGVLSLWVILPVLRLHFKLKKKDF
- a CDS encoding ABC transporter ATP-binding protein, with protein sequence MISIKKLNKKFDKLEVLKNLDLEISRGGIHAILGPNGSGKTTLIKCILGMVIPNSGTIEYKGKSIINKWDYRKDILYLPQIANFPPNLTVKEIIDIVKNVRGTQAEEQELIETLGLQSFMKKKLSHLSGGTKQKVNIVLTFMFDGDLIILDEPTSGLDPVSLIKLKQIIQQQKDKGKTIFVTSHIMSFVEEIADNVVFLLDGNIHFKGTISQLKDTTGTDSLEHSIAQLLIQENA
- the nosD gene encoding nitrous oxide reductase family maturation protein NosD — its product is MKKTAFLILSLLFTSFVFAKTIKTCATCEVKTLGDAIALAESGDSIFMQKGTYYESDLLIDKSVKISGEKGTIIDGKNMSGVIIVNTQNFSLKNIEIQNVAVSYIKDNAAIKINNSENFIVENVTIQNVFFGIMIEKSKKGIIRNNNVSSNIKDEASSGNGIHAWHCSELEIYNNEVFNMRDGIYFEFVENSKIYNNNSHNNIRYGLHFMFSNHDEYHHNTFKNNGAGVAVMFSKFINMYRNKFIYNWGTASYGLLLKEIYDAEIYENTFEENTIGINIEGSTRINYNNNIFRSNGWAIKVRGACYLNIFKNNDFLHNALDVSYNSKLNDNLFENNYWSEYSGYDLDKNGMGDVPYRPVKLFSYVVNESPEALVLLRSLFIDIINFSEKVSPIFTPDNLIDEKPRLKPINDFN